The following are encoded together in the Flavobacterium sp. TR2 genome:
- a CDS encoding non-ribosomal peptide synthetase codes for MVNDLFTRLKTLNINLKVVNDTLDIKAPKGVLNEVLLNEIKANKESLISLINQYSESKITDYKQIPAASKSNDYPLSSSQHRLWVLSQIDESNRSYNMPGIQIIDEEIDVDAFLNSLRDLINRHEVLRTIFKENENGDLRQYIQSEEEFIFPFTQIDVDNDEEKLKEIIEKEYTTLFNLEKDSLFKGKLIRIRDNKWIFSFVMHHIITDSWSMNVITNELLENYNARKNGQPVKNKPLEIQYKDYAVWQQDQLANGHLEKDKAYWLEHLKGDLPTLSHFGDFPRPAIKTYNGGTVERKIDTALYEQFKTFYKANEGTLFMGCLSLLNAVLHKYTGQEEFIIGSPISGRSNPVLHDQIGFYVNTLALRTAFTSEDSFEVLFGKVKENTLNAFKHQDYPFDELLDDLNIKRDVSRGALFDVMISVQNENNLVQTDLDQYDNLIENESSKYDLTFTFIEIADSLRVVIEYNSDIFSKSLCEQLLLHMEQLLEGIVASPKQELSEISCLNALEKHELLVDCNTTETAYEEGISLLGLFKEQVALVPDKTALIYGEISLTYSELDGLSSQFSHYLEKHSELALEDLIAIALPKSHWQIISILGILKAGCAYVPIALDYPQERIDFIVSDTKSKIVITPELLLDFESSIGDYSKEKDICSRDLSSLAYVMYTSGSTGRPKGVLIEDRGIMRLVKKSNYINIEPSSVLLSTGSFSFDATTFEYWSMLLNGGKLVLCDENELLSDDLSKIIKQESITIMWFTVGLLNQLIDENIQLFQGLKTVLAGGDKLSAAHINKLKNHYPDLEIINGYGPTENTTFSLTHKVEKVSSNNIPIGKPITNSSVYILDKSNHLVPKGVVGEISLGGAGLSRGYLNQPELTHEKFIPNPFKENQRLYKTGDLGRWLKDGTVEFLGRKDNQIKLRGFRIELGEIENVLSQHEFINSALVVVHEDNLAEKVLAAYITLNSPANIQDIKHWMSTLLPAYMIPAYIEVLDSFPLTVNGKIDRSKLPLPEITTSNRTTDYKQPSTAIEKALAQLWEEVLSISQIGLEDNFFDLGGHSLKATKLISKIHKEFQVKLYLKDLFAHPTLISQSKLIIEGQHSGYNKIPVLAKQNGYPLSLMQRRLWILSQYEAANIAYNMSGAYVFEGVLDAAVLEQAFIELIKRHEILRTSFKEDDQREILQYVIEPENISFKLKNIDLRGAERSVLEKYLAEDVLAPFNLSSGELIKASIYRQSENSWVFSNVIHHIISDGWSMGIIVNELLHLYNTLLTGESPALTPLSIQYKDYSSWQLKELSDSRLDFHKGYWINQFKDDLPILDLSGGKQRPIIKTYNGGVYNKIIPSELSHKLSEFLKTQESTLFMGLLSAVNVLFYHYTNQEDITIGSPIAGRDHADLENQIGFYVNTLALRTRFSKNDTFKNVLSKVKEVVLGAHEHQLYPFDELVSSLNITRDMSRNPLFDVQVIVQNNQDTNDIGLKNLTVSSFEGEMPHSSVFDLVFNFVESQHGLGTSIIYNSDVFDSERIEQFGNHLEHLLIALLEDPELPVQEVKWLSQEEKQHLLDFNSVKIDYDKSKTVIDIINEQVVNNPEAIAIAFERTELTYRELDERSNQLAHFLLENYKIQANDFVGIMMDRSELMFIGILGILKSGAAYVPIDPDYPASRKEFILQDTNVKVLLTQSDYIFDLSYYQGGIFAMDLQLETLTDLVTAPEVSILPEHLAYIIYTSGSTGNPKGVMVTHGNLQHSLTPRNYVYAPIKCFLLLSSVAFDSSIAGIFGTLSNGGKLAITTNANIGNVSFIADYIVAQKVSHLLTVPSYYKLLLTALQGKETALEEVTVAGETCPISLIEDHFKSNIGQSGCQLFNEYGPTECSVWSTVHKYEEGKPVTATIGKPIANSLIYILNEKEDLVPTGVIGELYIGGNGVTKGYLNNPELTQQKFVKDPFNKAGRMYKTGDLGRWNAAGEIEFLGRKDNQVKVRGYRIELGEVQYAIEKSEFVKAAVVLTKENKSGDNELFAYLLSDEILNTSDLKYNLKDLLPGYAIPTQFIILKTFPLTPNGKIDTKALLEIGGSETRSGEEYVAPQTEEEKLLAGIWENILDKEKIGVNDRFFDLGGDSIKVLKIVNAIYNTMQLEISISDIYVYDSISKLSEFIINNKKSLDSKKEEGIEVRKNVLDYMNVLKYNILESLDEDKSEAIEDLYPMSDIQKGMIYESLLYEGTSIYHDQMINQRQFVNFDISVFRLAMQLMVDKHEILRTGFNMQDYEQEVQIVYKNVEVPVLYEDLSHLGSLKEKENVIGAFLQSELLNPFDVSNAPLFRMAAFNIGDDNIVFVSQCHHAIIDGWSDSMLLTELNNLYLALLEDITFKPEKIKASYKNYVVEHEIDKKDAKIQSYWKEELQDHSKLNIFTNTPVNSIYGNVLSENEVNELKHLAANLSSTVKEISLSAYLYMLSILNSDPDIVTGLVTNNRPSCQDGDKILGCFLNTIPLRFTIDYNVTVKDFIIEVQNKLIALKKYERLSLLQIASLSDNQYANENPFFDVYFNYVDFYTYDKIKSEIRENVNQDEKEESLSLIGSNKTNTFLDFNVNTTGDLYHASLSLTKKLKSGLTVEQVNDLYFSILRSFIASPNQLLKSIDYLSAEEKHTLLHEFNNTKHEFPSETTLAALFAQQVENAPNEIALVFQQTELTFYELNERSNQLANYLRSNYTLGANDLVAVALPRSEWMIISILAIHKIGGAYVPIDPKHPQDRIDYIVQDSSSALIIDAKVLKEFHAVAENYSKENLTLINKPTDIAYVLYTSGSTGNPKGCILEHRGVVNRIQWMWEAFNYTHQDVILQKTTFTFDVSVWEIFMPLCWGAKMILCSDEDVSIPQNIESLIKKHKVTCLHFVPSMLDVFIDSLFDESYDFSNLSSLKQVITSGEALQLNTVKKWYEKLKTPIQNLYGPTEASIDVTYYTTSKEDAVIPIGKPIWNTSIYILDPHNNLVPIGCSGEIYLAGAGLARGYLNRKELTDEKFVENPFVLGEKMYKTGDIGKWTPDGNIIYAGRNDNQFKIRGFRIELGEIEQCLLEIETLDSAAVLARKSSSNELDLVAFVISSTELDVKGIKNFLQKKLPEYMIPNYYVKLDTLPLTLNGKLDAKKLLAISTESGAQTIEIVKPENDLEENILQIWKEILSKKEISVTDNFFEIGGHSLRAIKLQSMLKRKLDMNLSIKDIYNRPTIKRLASDKEKSNSLLINLQVNNRNNTIYFIPPLTGSSILYNPLAKVLSNEFDSIGLQYKGFEHKEEFSQSVEEMAKSFIEEIKNNQPDEPFIVFGYSMGSAIAFEIVKELEKHYSKIDLILVDRPSSIDIDQKDLQDIDILANWLLEEFKKVIKLDKEQEKHILSFLKNNLMLNNAYQLEGKISSNIYAFEASDNEFKSNMQSWQNYTTGNYAHHYLLGTHWDAVSEQNFEIYREVFNSISEKTSIETI; via the coding sequence ATGGTTAACGATTTATTTACAAGGTTAAAAACACTGAATATCAATTTAAAAGTAGTTAACGATACATTGGATATTAAAGCGCCTAAAGGAGTTTTAAACGAAGTGTTATTAAATGAAATTAAAGCCAATAAAGAAAGTTTAATTAGTTTAATTAATCAATATTCAGAATCTAAAATAACAGATTACAAACAAATCCCTGCAGCCTCAAAAAGCAATGATTATCCTTTGTCATCATCTCAGCACAGATTGTGGGTGCTAAGTCAGATAGATGAATCGAATAGATCTTATAATATGCCAGGGATTCAAATTATAGATGAGGAAATTGATGTAGACGCTTTTTTGAATTCGCTTCGGGATTTAATAAATCGACATGAGGTTCTAAGAACGATTTTTAAGGAAAATGAAAATGGAGACCTTAGGCAGTACATACAATCAGAAGAAGAATTTATTTTTCCATTTACGCAAATTGATGTTGATAACGATGAGGAAAAGCTTAAGGAAATAATAGAAAAGGAATATACTACTCTTTTCAATTTAGAAAAGGATTCATTATTTAAAGGGAAACTCATTCGCATTAGAGATAATAAATGGATTTTCTCTTTTGTAATGCATCATATTATTACGGACAGCTGGTCCATGAATGTCATAACTAATGAATTATTAGAAAATTATAACGCCAGAAAAAATGGCCAGCCTGTTAAAAACAAACCATTAGAAATCCAATATAAAGACTACGCCGTATGGCAGCAGGACCAGCTGGCAAATGGTCATTTAGAAAAAGACAAGGCTTATTGGCTGGAACATTTAAAAGGCGATCTGCCAACATTATCCCATTTTGGAGACTTTCCCCGTCCGGCAATAAAAACCTATAACGGAGGAACAGTAGAGCGTAAAATTGACACGGCACTTTATGAGCAGTTCAAAACGTTTTACAAAGCCAATGAAGGCACGTTGTTTATGGGGTGTCTAAGCCTTTTAAATGCAGTATTGCATAAATATACAGGCCAGGAAGAATTTATCATAGGAAGTCCGATTTCTGGAAGAAGCAATCCCGTGCTTCACGATCAAATAGGCTTTTATGTAAACACTCTGGCACTTCGCACTGCATTTACATCGGAAGATAGTTTTGAAGTTCTTTTCGGAAAGGTAAAGGAAAATACGCTTAATGCCTTTAAACATCAAGATTACCCTTTTGATGAGCTTTTAGATGATTTAAACATTAAAAGAGATGTAAGCAGGGGCGCATTATTTGACGTAATGATTTCTGTTCAAAATGAAAATAATTTAGTTCAAACTGATTTGGATCAGTACGATAATTTAATTGAAAATGAATCAAGTAAATATGATTTAACATTTACATTTATCGAAATAGCAGACAGCTTAAGGGTAGTAATAGAATACAATAGCGATATTTTCAGTAAAAGCTTGTGTGAGCAGCTCTTGCTGCATATGGAGCAGCTGCTGGAAGGAATAGTTGCTTCTCCAAAACAGGAACTCTCTGAGATTTCCTGTTTAAATGCGTTAGAGAAACACGAACTATTGGTGGATTGCAACACGACAGAAACAGCATATGAAGAAGGGATTTCTTTACTTGGATTGTTTAAGGAGCAAGTCGCTTTGGTTCCAGATAAGACCGCACTGATCTATGGTGAAATCTCGTTGACGTATAGCGAGCTGGATGGTTTGAGCAGCCAATTCAGCCATTATTTAGAGAAGCATAGTGAGTTGGCTTTGGAAGATCTAATAGCCATAGCCCTGCCTAAAAGCCATTGGCAGATCATATCGATTCTAGGCATTTTAAAAGCAGGCTGCGCCTATGTTCCAATCGCTTTGGATTATCCGCAAGAAAGAATAGACTTTATCGTATCTGATACAAAAAGTAAGATTGTCATCACGCCAGAACTCCTATTGGATTTCGAATCCAGCATTGGGGACTATTCCAAGGAAAAAGACATCTGCTCCAGAGATCTGTCCAGTCTGGCTTATGTGATGTACACCTCAGGATCTACAGGAAGGCCAAAAGGCGTTTTAATAGAAGACAGAGGGATTATGCGATTAGTGAAAAAGTCGAATTATATCAATATAGAACCAAGCTCCGTCCTATTGTCTACAGGTTCGTTTTCATTTGATGCGACCACTTTTGAATATTGGAGTATGCTGCTCAACGGCGGAAAATTAGTTTTATGTGATGAAAATGAACTTTTATCTGATGATTTATCAAAAATAATAAAACAAGAATCCATTACTATTATGTGGTTTACTGTTGGATTATTAAATCAGTTAATTGATGAAAATATTCAACTTTTTCAGGGGCTGAAAACCGTATTGGCAGGAGGTGATAAATTATCTGCTGCTCATATTAACAAGTTGAAAAATCATTATCCAGATTTAGAAATCATAAACGGATATGGACCAACAGAAAATACCACTTTCTCTTTAACTCATAAAGTAGAAAAAGTGAGCAGCAATAATATTCCCATAGGAAAACCAATCACTAACAGCAGTGTTTATATACTAGACAAAAGCAACCATTTGGTACCAAAAGGTGTTGTCGGCGAAATTTCTCTAGGAGGAGCAGGATTGTCAAGAGGATATCTTAATCAGCCTGAATTGACGCATGAAAAATTTATCCCAAATCCTTTTAAAGAAAACCAACGTTTGTACAAAACCGGAGATTTAGGAAGATGGCTGAAAGATGGTACCGTAGAGTTTTTAGGAAGAAAAGACAACCAGATAAAATTACGAGGCTTCAGAATTGAATTAGGCGAGATCGAAAACGTATTGTCTCAGCATGAGTTTATAAATTCGGCATTGGTAGTCGTTCACGAAGATAATCTGGCAGAAAAAGTATTGGCGGCTTATATAACGCTAAACAGCCCTGCAAATATTCAGGATATCAAACACTGGATGTCAACTCTTTTGCCGGCTTACATGATTCCAGCTTATATAGAAGTTCTCGATAGTTTTCCATTAACCGTAAATGGAAAAATAGACCGTTCTAAATTGCCATTGCCTGAAATCACTACATCAAACAGAACGACAGATTATAAACAACCCTCTACTGCAATAGAAAAAGCGCTAGCACAGTTGTGGGAAGAAGTTTTGAGTATCTCACAAATAGGTCTTGAAGATAACTTTTTTGATTTAGGAGGCCATAGTTTAAAAGCGACTAAATTAATCAGTAAGATTCACAAGGAATTCCAGGTAAAATTGTATCTAAAAGATTTATTTGCTCATCCTACTCTGATTTCTCAAAGCAAATTAATTATTGAAGGACAGCATTCAGGTTATAACAAAATTCCGGTTTTGGCGAAACAAAATGGTTATCCATTGTCGCTTATGCAGCGCCGTTTATGGATATTAAGCCAGTATGAAGCAGCTAACATTGCTTATAATATGTCCGGTGCTTATGTTTTTGAAGGAGTATTGGATGCTGCTGTTTTAGAACAAGCATTTATAGAATTAATTAAGCGTCACGAAATCTTGAGGACCTCTTTTAAAGAAGATGATCAAAGAGAAATATTGCAATATGTTATTGAGCCTGAAAATATCTCTTTTAAATTAAAAAATATAGATTTGAGAGGAGCTGAAAGATCAGTTCTTGAAAAATATCTGGCAGAAGATGTATTGGCTCCATTCAATTTATCATCAGGCGAATTAATAAAAGCGAGCATCTACAGACAATCAGAAAACAGCTGGGTATTTAGTAATGTTATTCACCATATTATCAGCGACGGTTGGTCTATGGGAATCATTGTGAACGAATTATTACATCTTTATAATACTTTATTAACAGGAGAATCACCAGCATTAACGCCATTGAGCATTCAATACAAAGATTATTCATCATGGCAGCTTAAAGAATTAAGCGACTCCAGATTAGATTTTCATAAAGGATATTGGATCAATCAGTTCAAAGACGATTTGCCAATTTTGGATTTATCAGGAGGAAAACAGCGTCCTATTATAAAAACATACAATGGAGGCGTTTATAATAAAATAATACCAAGTGAGTTAAGCCATAAATTGAGTGAATTTCTTAAAACACAGGAATCTACTTTGTTCATGGGATTATTAAGTGCGGTTAACGTATTGTTTTATCACTACACCAATCAGGAAGATATCACGATTGGAAGTCCAATTGCAGGAAGGGATCACGCCGATTTAGAAAATCAAATTGGTTTTTATGTAAATACTTTGGCTCTAAGAACCCGTTTTTCAAAGAACGATACTTTCAAAAATGTTTTATCCAAAGTAAAAGAAGTTGTTTTAGGTGCTCACGAACACCAATTATATCCTTTTGACGAGTTAGTTTCATCACTAAACATCACTAGAGATATGAGCCGTAACCCATTATTTGACGTTCAGGTTATCGTTCAGAATAATCAGGATACTAATGATATAGGATTAAAAAATTTAACAGTGAGTAGTTTTGAAGGTGAAATGCCTCATTCTAGTGTGTTTGATTTAGTGTTTAATTTTGTCGAATCCCAGCATGGTTTAGGTACAAGCATCATTTACAATAGTGACGTATTTGATTCTGAGAGAATTGAACAATTTGGGAATCATCTGGAGCATTTATTAATTGCTTTATTAGAAGATCCAGAACTGCCAGTTCAAGAAGTTAAGTGGCTATCTCAAGAAGAAAAGCAGCATTTGTTAGATTTTAATTCAGTAAAAATAGACTATGACAAATCAAAAACGGTCATAGACATCATAAACGAGCAGGTTGTTAATAATCCGGAAGCCATTGCTATAGCTTTTGAAAGGACTGAATTAACGTATCGTGAATTAGATGAACGTTCGAATCAGCTGGCTCATTTTTTACTTGAAAATTATAAGATTCAGGCCAATGATTTTGTCGGAATAATGATGGACAGATCAGAGTTGATGTTCATTGGAATTTTAGGAATCCTTAAATCAGGAGCCGCTTACGTGCCTATTGATCCTGATTATCCGGCTTCTAGAAAAGAATTCATCTTACAAGATACCAATGTAAAAGTATTGCTTACACAATCAGATTACATCTTTGATTTATCGTATTATCAGGGAGGAATATTTGCAATGGATTTACAGCTGGAGACTTTAACAGATCTGGTTACCGCTCCAGAAGTAAGCATATTGCCGGAGCATTTGGCTTATATTATTTATACTTCAGGATCTACAGGAAATCCTAAAGGAGTTATGGTAACGCATGGTAATTTGCAGCATTCATTGACACCAAGAAATTATGTTTACGCTCCAATAAAGTGTTTCTTATTATTGTCGTCTGTAGCTTTTGATAGTTCGATAGCAGGAATATTCGGCACATTAAGCAATGGGGGAAAATTAGCAATTACTACGAATGCAAATATTGGTAATGTAAGTTTTATTGCCGATTATATTGTTGCGCAAAAAGTAAGTCATTTATTAACTGTGCCGTCTTATTATAAATTGCTTTTAACGGCTTTGCAAGGCAAAGAAACAGCTCTTGAAGAAGTGACCGTAGCCGGTGAAACTTGCCCGATAAGCTTGATCGAAGATCATTTTAAGAGCAATATAGGCCAGTCTGGTTGCCAGTTGTTTAATGAATATGGTCCTACAGAATGTTCGGTTTGGAGTACAGTTCATAAATATGAAGAAGGAAAACCGGTAACAGCAACTATTGGAAAACCAATTGCCAATTCCCTTATTTATATCTTAAACGAAAAAGAAGATCTGGTTCCTACAGGTGTAATAGGCGAATTGTACATTGGCGGTAATGGAGTTACAAAAGGCTATCTGAATAATCCGGAATTAACCCAACAAAAATTTGTAAAAGATCCGTTTAATAAAGCGGGTAGGATGTACAAAACTGGAGATTTAGGAAGATGGAATGCAGCAGGAGAAATTGAATTTCTTGGCAGAAAAGACAATCAGGTTAAGGTAAGAGGATATCGCATAGAACTAGGAGAGGTGCAATACGCGATTGAAAAATCTGAATTTGTAAAAGCAGCTGTGGTTTTAACAAAAGAAAATAAATCAGGTGACAATGAGCTGTTTGCTTATTTATTATCAGATGAAATCTTAAATACTTCAGATCTTAAATACAACTTAAAAGATTTGCTGCCTGGTTACGCCATACCGACTCAGTTTATTATTTTGAAAACTTTCCCTTTAACTCCAAATGGAAAAATAGATACCAAAGCATTATTAGAAATTGGCGGTTCTGAGACCAGAAGCGGAGAAGAATACGTTGCTCCGCAAACGGAAGAAGAAAAACTCTTAGCAGGTATCTGGGAAAATATTCTTGATAAAGAAAAAATTGGTGTAAATGATCGATTCTTTGATTTAGGAGGAGACTCTATTAAGGTGCTGAAAATTGTTAACGCTATTTATAATACAATGCAATTAGAGATCAGCATTTCAGATATCTATGTGTATGACAGCATATCGAAATTATCAGAGTTTATAATCAACAATAAGAAATCACTTGACAGCAAAAAAGAAGAAGGCATAGAAGTCAGAAAGAACGTTCTGGACTATATGAATGTTTTGAAATACAATATTTTAGAATCTTTAGATGAAGATAAATCTGAAGCTATAGAAGATTTGTATCCTATGAGTGATATCCAAAAAGGAATGATATACGAGTCTTTATTATATGAAGGAACAAGTATCTATCACGATCAAATGATTAACCAAAGACAATTTGTAAATTTTGACATTTCGGTTTTTAGGCTGGCAATGCAGTTAATGGTTGACAAACATGAGATTTTAAGAACAGGTTTTAATATGCAGGATTATGAGCAGGAAGTTCAAATTGTGTATAAAAATGTTGAGGTTCCTGTTTTATACGAAGATTTATCTCATTTAGGTTCTTTAAAAGAAAAAGAAAATGTTATAGGAGCGTTTCTTCAGTCTGAATTGCTAAACCCGTTTGATGTTAGTAATGCACCGCTTTTTAGAATGGCAGCATTTAATATTGGTGATGATAATATTGTCTTTGTTTCTCAATGTCATCATGCTATTATTGATGGCTGGAGTGATTCTATGCTTTTAACAGAGTTAAATAACTTGTATCTGGCCCTTTTAGAAGACATTACATTTAAACCTGAAAAAATAAAAGCCAGTTATAAAAACTATGTGGTTGAACATGAGATTGATAAAAAAGATGCCAAAATCCAGTCGTATTGGAAAGAAGAACTGCAGGATCATAGTAAACTAAACATATTTACCAATACGCCTGTAAATAGTATTTACGGAAATGTATTGTCTGAAAATGAAGTGAACGAATTAAAGCATCTTGCTGCAAATCTTAGTTCGACCGTAAAAGAGATTTCTTTGAGTGCTTACCTGTATATGTTAAGTATCTTAAATTCAGATCCGGACATAGTAACAGGTTTGGTTACCAATAACAGACCAAGCTGCCAAGACGGAGATAAAATTTTAGGATGTTTTTTAAATACGATTCCACTGCGTTTTACCATTGATTATAATGTAACAGTGAAGGATTTTATAATTGAAGTTCAGAATAAATTAATCGCATTAAAAAAATATGAAAGACTAAGTTTATTGCAAATAGCTAGTTTGTCTGATAATCAATATGCTAATGAGAACCCATTTTTTGATGTTTATTTTAACTATGTTGATTTTTACACATACGATAAGATAAAAAGCGAAATCAGAGAAAATGTTAATCAGGATGAAAAAGAAGAAAGCCTTTCGTTAATAGGATCCAATAAAACGAATACATTTTTAGATTTTAATGTAAACACCACAGGCGACCTTTATCACGCAAGTCTTTCGTTAACAAAAAAACTGAAATCAGGATTAACTGTAGAACAAGTAAATGATTTGTATTTTTCTATACTAAGATCATTCATTGCTTCTCCAAATCAATTGCTAAAATCAATTGATTATTTAAGTGCAGAGGAAAAACATACTTTGCTGCATGAATTTAATAATACTAAGCATGAATTTCCGTCTGAAACAACACTGGCAGCGTTATTTGCACAACAAGTAGAAAATGCTCCAAATGAAATTGCATTGGTATTTCAGCAAACAGAGCTAACATTCTACGAACTAAACGAAAGATCAAACCAATTAGCAAACTATCTGAGATCAAACTATACCTTAGGTGCAAATGACTTAGTGGCTGTAGCATTGCCTAGAAGTGAGTGGATGATCATATCAATTTTGGCAATACACAAAATAGGAGGAGCTTATGTGCCAATAGATCCTAAACATCCTCAGGATCGTATTGATTATATTGTTCAGGACAGTTCGAGTGCATTGATCATAGATGCAAAAGTGCTTAAAGAGTTTCATGCGGTAGCAGAAAATTACTCTAAAGAGAATCTAACATTAATCAATAAACCTACAGATATTGCCTATGTACTTTATACCTCCGGTTCTACAGGAAACCCGAAAGGATGTATACTAGAGCATAGAGGCGTGGTAAATAGGATACAGTGGATGTGGGAAGCATTTAATTACACGCATCAAGATGTTATTTTACAAAAAACGACATTCACCTTTGATGTTTCTGTTTGGGAAATTTTCATGCCTTTATGCTGGGGCGCAAAAATGATTTTATGTTCAGATGAAGATGTCAGTATTCCGCAAAATATAGAATCATTAATAAAAAAACATAAAGTAACCTGTTTGCATTTTGTGCCAAGTATGTTAGATGTTTTTATTGACAGTTTATTTGATGAATCGTATGATTTTAGCAATCTGAGCAGTTTAAAACAGGTTATCACCAGTGGAGAAGCGTTGCAATTAAACACCGTTAAAAAGTGGTATGAAAAATTAAAGACTCCTATACAAAATTTATATGGGCCAACAGAAGCTTCTATAGATGTTACGTATTATACGACCTCAAAAGAAGATGCGGTTATACCAATTGGAAAACCTATTTGGAATACTTCTATCTACATTCTGGATCCTCATAATAACCTTGTCCCTATAGGATGTTCGGGAGAAATCTATTTAGCAGGAGCAGGACTGGCAAGAGGCTATCTAAACCGTAAAGAATTAACAGATGAAAAGTTTGTGGAAAATCCTTTTGTTCTAGGTGAAAAAATGTACAAAACGGGAGATATAGGAAAATGGACTCCTGATGGCAATATCATTTATGCAGGGAGAAATGACAACCAATTTAAAATTAGAGGATTTAGAATTGAATTGGGCGAAATAGAGCAATGTTTATTAGAGATTGAGACATTAGATTCTGCAGCTGTACTAGCCAGAAAATCTTCATCAAATGAGTTAGACCTTGTTGCTTTTGTAATAAGTAGTACGGAGCTGGATGTAAAAGGAATTAAAAATTTCCTGCAAAAGAAACTTCCTGAGTACATGATTCCTAACTATTACGTTAAGCTTGATACGCTGCCGCTTACATTAAATGGTAAACTGGATGCTAAAAAATTATTAGCTATCTCTACAGAATCGGGAGCACAGACCATTGAAATAGTAAAACCTGAGAATGATCTGGAAGAAAATATTCTTCAGATATGGAAAGAAATTCTATCTAAAAAAGAAATAAGTGTTACAGATAACTTTTTTGAAATAGGCGGCCATAGTTTAAGAGCGATCAAATTGCAGTCCATGTTAAAAAGAAAACTCGATATGAATCTTTCTATAAAGGATATTTATAACAGGCCAACCATAAAAAGATTGGCTTCAGATAAAGAAAAATCAAATTCATTGCTAATAAACTTGCAGGTTAATAATCGTAATAACACGATTTATTTCATTCCGCCATTAACAGGTAGTTCGATCTTGTATAATCCTTTAGCCAAAGTTTTGAGCAACGAATTTGATTCAATCGGACTACAATACAAAGGTTTTGAACACAAGGAAGAATTCAGTCAATCTGTCGAGGAAATGGCAAAGTCTTTCATTGAAGAGATTAAAAATAATCAACCTGACGAACCATTTATAGTATTTGGATATTCTATGGGATCAGCCATTGCATTTGAAATAGTGAAAGAACTCGAAAAACACTATAGTAAAATAGATTTAATTCTGGTAGACAGGCCATCTAGTATAGATATAGACCAAAAAGATTTACAAGACATAGATATTTTGGCCAATTGGTTACTTGAAGAATTTAAGAAGGTTATAAAGCTGGATAAAGAACAAGAAAAACATATTCTGTCTTTTCTAAAAAATAATTTGATGCTTAATAACGCGTATCAGCTTGAAGGGAAAATTTCCAGCAATATCTATGCTTTTGAGGCTTCCGATAATGAATTTAAGAGTAATATGCAGAGTTGGCAGAATTACACAACCGGAAATTACGCGCACCATTATTTACTAGGTACGCATTGGGATGCAGTCTCTGAGCAAAATTTTGAAATCTATCGTGAAGTATTCAATAGTATTTCTGAAAAAACGAGTATAGAAACAATTTAA